A region of Rattus rattus isolate New Zealand chromosome 7, Rrattus_CSIRO_v1, whole genome shotgun sequence DNA encodes the following proteins:
- the Tmx1 gene encoding thioredoxin-related transmembrane protein 1, whose protein sequence is MAHLGRLLVPLAALVLLLWAVRGAHGRRSNVRVLTDENWTSLLEGEWMIEFYAPWCPACQNLQPEWESFAEWGEDLEVKVAKVDVTEQTGLSGRFIITALPSIYHCKDGEFRRYLGPRTKKDFINFISEKEWKNVEPVSSWFGPSSVLMTTMSALFQLSVYIRTSHSYFVHDLGIPAWGSYLVFAFATVLSGLLLGLCMIFVADCLCPSKRRRPQQQPTKKPSPEFSQPLKKVEEEQEADEEDVSEEETENREGESKDTPQSGLRQRCVGPSSATDKS, encoded by the exons ATGGCGCACTTGGGGCGTCTCCTGGTTCCCCTGGCAGCCCTGGTCCTGTTGCTCTGGGCGGTCCGTGGGGCTCACGGACGGCGGAGCAACGTGCGCGTCCTCACCGATGAGAACTGGACCTCACTGCTGGAAGGAGAATGGATGATAGAATT TTATGCTCCCTGGTGCCCTGCGTGTCAGAATCTTCAACCAGAATGGGAAAGCTTTGCTGAGTGGGGAGAAGATCTGGAGGTTAAAGTTGCAAAAGTGGATGTCACAGAGCAGACAG GGCTGAGTGGACGGTTTATCATAACTGCTCTTCCTTCTATTTACCA TTGTAAAGATGGTGAATTTAGGCGCTATCTGGGCCCAAGAACTAAGAAAGACTTCATAAACTTCATAAGTGAGAAAGAGTGGAAGAATGTTGAACCTGTATCATCATGGTTTGGTCCAAGCTCTGTTCT GATGACCACTATGTCAGCACTTTTTCAGCTCTCTGTGTACATCAGG ACTAGCCACAGCTATTTTGTTCATGACCTTGGAATCCCGGCATGGGGCTCATACTTGGTTTTTGCTTTCGCAACAGTGCTCTCAGGACTGCTGCTGGGACTT TGTATGATATTTGTAGCGGATTGCCTTTGCCCTTCAAAGAGGCGCAGACCACAGCAACAGCCTACAA AAAAACCATCACCAGAATTTTCTCAACCTCTGAAGAAAgtggaggaagaacaagaggctGATGAAGAAGACGTTtcggaagaggagacagaaaatagagagggagagagcaaagaCACTCCTCAGAGTGGCCTAAGACAGCGCTGCGTGGGCCCGTCATCGGCCACAGACAAATCCTAA